The following proteins come from a genomic window of Methanocella conradii HZ254:
- a CDS encoding DUF58 domain-containing protein — protein sequence MELNDNALAVLVSALVLLTLAFITGSLIFYAVSGAMMAFIAWDFYRLRRALASLNDGLSVSTWLSRSEVPPGGSVACALKAEYAGAPGLRLSLKPFISGPDTLETVLGRIEMRRGEGRTVSMDVIPETPGDHSVGQVKACVSSLFFKGEADAGEKRLLKVRIPIGMSSLQHRICHNKIYSRTFYSVAESRGGSDFSRVREHATGDDIKNIDWALSSRSQRLVVREYESERILPSYFLVDLGGQPQTTKAGVALPLAIASSLINLHLADGERAGLACFSRSKVEYHLKQGSGRGHFRSISDALSRLSMIDEGMAQGSSTYVSASELYEVGRILESEMGDGTLKPILEETLRNYSANCNYDGFMQAIQAAIRASKEPCHLIILTGLSMGLLSLMNGIRLARYHGHFVSVILFDSSGGLDVERKALLESALRKLRAQSIKASLLLNPDTPESVLYEGRIPVRPRWHVGR from the coding sequence ATGGAACTGAATGATAATGCCCTTGCCGTGCTTGTGTCGGCTCTTGTGTTGCTGACGCTTGCGTTCATCACAGGTAGCCTTATATTTTATGCTGTGTCCGGCGCTATGATGGCCTTTATTGCATGGGACTTTTACAGGCTTAGGCGGGCTCTGGCCTCACTAAATGACGGCCTTTCCGTATCCACATGGCTATCTCGCTCTGAGGTGCCTCCTGGCGGCAGCGTCGCCTGTGCTCTTAAAGCAGAATATGCGGGAGCTCCGGGCCTTAGATTAAGCCTGAAGCCGTTCATTAGCGGCCCTGACACGCTAGAGACGGTTCTGGGACGCATTGAGATGAGAAGGGGGGAGGGACGAACTGTGAGCATGGATGTAATCCCTGAGACGCCAGGCGATCATTCTGTTGGCCAGGTTAAGGCATGCGTCTCTTCATTATTTTTTAAGGGGGAGGCGGATGCCGGCGAGAAAAGGCTACTTAAGGTGCGTATACCGATAGGCATGTCCTCTCTCCAGCATAGGATATGCCACAATAAAATTTATTCGAGGACGTTCTATAGTGTCGCCGAAAGTCGTGGGGGCAGCGATTTTTCCCGCGTAAGGGAGCACGCGACCGGGGATGATATCAAAAACATTGACTGGGCGCTTTCTTCGCGTTCCCAAAGACTCGTCGTAAGGGAGTACGAGTCAGAACGCATATTACCATCATATTTTTTGGTTGACCTGGGCGGCCAGCCTCAGACGACCAAGGCCGGGGTGGCGCTTCCACTCGCTATAGCTTCCTCGTTGATTAACCTGCATCTGGCTGATGGTGAAAGGGCTGGTCTGGCATGCTTTTCCAGGTCGAAAGTCGAGTACCACCTCAAGCAAGGGAGCGGCAGGGGGCATTTTAGGTCCATATCGGATGCGCTGTCGAGGCTTAGCATGATAGATGAAGGTATGGCTCAGGGCTCTTCCACGTATGTTTCTGCAAGTGAGCTTTATGAAGTTGGCCGAATCCTGGAATCAGAGATGGGAGATGGCACCTTGAAGCCTATACTGGAGGAGACGCTAAGGAATTACTCGGCCAATTGCAATTATGATGGCTTCATGCAGGCTATCCAGGCCGCCATCCGGGCATCGAAGGAGCCTTGCCATCTCATCATTTTGACAGGCCTCTCGATGGGCCTTCTCAGCCTCATGAATGGCATACGGCTCGCGAGGTATCATGGGCACTTCGTATCTGTTATCCTGTTTGACTCGAGCGGAGGCCTGGATGTGGAACGCAAGGCATTGCTTGAATCGGCGCTGAGGAAGCTGAGGGCGCAATCTATAAAGGCATCATTGCTTCTTAACCCTGATACGCCAGAAAGCGTATTGTATGAAGGCAGGATACCTGTAAGGCCGAGGTGGCATGTTGGCCGATAG
- a CDS encoding AAA family ATPase — protein MAIEINEKTSMDFTGFNLMVSSVMGQMRRAIIGKESLIMDIFTALLAEGNILLEGVPGVAKTTVAKAFATAMGLDFKRIQFVPDILPSDITGSSIFDQKSGEFRVRRGPIFTNILLVDEINRASPKIQSALLEAMEEKQVSIDGVSYPLQEPFMVIATQNPIDITGTFTLPEAQVDRFMFKINLEYPREDEELTILKIKNLESADIVEKALDKEKVKAMIDMVKSVYVDVKVMEYIKDLVLASRKHEKLLLGGSPRASISLLKASKAVAALNGRGYVTPDDIKQLAPKVFNHRLILKPEYEQEGVRPQDIVEDLLSTVKVPY, from the coding sequence ATGGCTATCGAAATAAATGAAAAGACGAGTATGGATTTTACGGGCTTTAATTTGATGGTAAGCTCTGTCATGGGCCAGATGAGGCGGGCAATAATAGGCAAGGAATCATTGATAATGGATATTTTCACGGCGCTCCTGGCTGAGGGCAATATCCTGCTTGAAGGAGTTCCTGGCGTGGCCAAGACTACAGTCGCAAAGGCCTTTGCGACTGCCATGGGGCTTGACTTTAAGCGCATACAATTCGTGCCCGATATTCTGCCATCAGATATAACAGGCTCGTCCATTTTTGACCAAAAAAGTGGAGAATTTCGAGTGCGCAGGGGACCGATTTTTACCAATATACTACTGGTGGACGAGATCAACAGGGCCTCGCCTAAGATCCAGTCAGCTCTACTGGAGGCGATGGAAGAAAAGCAGGTCTCAATAGATGGCGTCTCATACCCGCTGCAGGAGCCTTTCATGGTCATAGCGACCCAGAACCCGATAGACATAACGGGCACTTTCACCCTTCCTGAAGCGCAGGTTGACCGTTTCATGTTTAAAATTAATCTGGAGTATCCGAGGGAAGACGAAGAGCTCACCATACTAAAGATAAAAAACTTGGAATCGGCAGACATCGTTGAGAAAGCGCTCGATAAGGAAAAAGTTAAAGCCATGATAGATATGGTAAAAAGCGTTTACGTAGACGTCAAGGTAATGGAGTATATTAAGGACCTCGTCCTGGCGTCGAGGAAACACGAAAAATTGCTGCTGGGGGGCAGCCCCAGGGCTTCCATCTCCCTCCTTAAGGCCTCTAAGGCGGTAGCAGCGTTGAATGGCCGCGGATACGTCACGCCCGATGACATAAAGCAATTGGCGCCAAAGGTATTTAATCACAGGCTCATCCTTAAGCCAGAATACGAGCAGGAAGGCGTCCGGCCCCAGGATATAGTTGAAGACCTCCTCTCAACAGTTAAAGTGCCGTATTGA
- a CDS encoding DUF4350 domain-containing protein gives MKKATALVSIVCLIAIAVLSARFFFSEADFAMTNPSWNGLYALSSEVGARPLYSLSSLSDKGGVDTLLIIGPANNYNYDESLEVSSFLSRGGTVVVMDDFGASNSMLHAISSPISINSVPLCQHENYYVNMTFPIISDVSETPFTRNVSSLVLNHPAALNVTGDARVIASTSRYAWLDLNHDSMLDDGERTGVYPVAASCDYGNGKLLVFSDADIFINSMLGKGDNRALLKQLLAGSVWVDVSHGHGMTPLGSIYYMLRYDLAAQLVAMAITIAFTLAVAFKERIGRMIKRLANNKSINGPKNGLYGDKHGYRNK, from the coding sequence ATGAAAAAGGCCACGGCTCTCGTCTCCATCGTTTGCCTTATAGCGATAGCCGTCCTGTCGGCCAGGTTCTTCTTCTCGGAAGCTGACTTCGCCATGACCAATCCCTCATGGAATGGGCTTTATGCCCTATCAAGCGAAGTTGGCGCGAGGCCGCTCTATAGTCTTTCCAGCCTATCCGATAAGGGCGGCGTCGATACCCTGCTCATCATAGGGCCCGCCAATAATTATAATTATGATGAATCATTGGAGGTCTCATCGTTTCTCAGCCGAGGAGGGACGGTTGTGGTCATGGACGATTTTGGGGCCTCTAATAGCATGCTTCATGCGATATCTTCCCCCATATCCATAAATTCTGTCCCTCTTTGCCAGCATGAAAATTACTATGTTAACATGACTTTTCCGATCATATCTGACGTTTCGGAGACGCCTTTTACGAGAAATGTCAGCTCACTTGTGTTGAACCACCCTGCCGCGCTCAACGTCACAGGTGATGCCCGGGTTATCGCTTCCACGTCTCGCTATGCTTGGCTAGACCTCAACCATGATTCTATGCTCGATGACGGCGAGCGGACAGGCGTTTATCCTGTGGCTGCTAGCTGTGACTACGGCAATGGCAAGCTACTAGTATTTAGCGATGCTGATATATTTATAAATAGCATGCTTGGTAAAGGCGATAACCGGGCATTGCTAAAACAGCTTCTCGCTGGTAGCGTATGGGTAGACGTCTCGCATGGCCATGGCATGACGCCGCTCGGCAGCATCTATTATATGCTCAGGTATGACCTTGCAGCTCAGCTTGTGGCTATGGCGATTACCATTGCATTTACGCTCGCCGTGGCGTTTAAGGAACGGATAGGTAGGATGATAAAGCGTTTAGCCAATAATAAAAGTATCAATGGACCGAAGAACGGGCTTTATGGGGATAAACATGGCTATCGAAATAAATGA
- a CDS encoding DUF4129 domain-containing protein translates to MLCPQACGQAIHENPDALLPSRGQKAESQVESILEGMMARINDISAALNEGNYSEAKAAYSRFSASFDEFGELLWQLNLSTADYAAISEEMNLTHDAVRAIIEKGEAYNISIVGYSESLSAGDTASASLYAAKARESYASLSSSYEQLRRNASIVDSILAGQGIYTGGLDASLSGLDRYMYMVNASYQNVSIGHGPALSLYSDRLRASVGDEVTFRVVLRDENGTPMPGEGVKLYVDGRLAGECVTGDAGEGPIVYVVPVNVSCDRIFAHSECALSSGSLVVSNYVELEVEGAGPALTIKIDKEAVSFGERVNVTGTLTAKGQPVPGRRIILSFSDFSGSAITDRNGTYAHTMKVGPYTASGSHPVNASYIRKGNDILLNASASSEELSVLTTPALLSLDAPGYIMIGGTCRISGSLMASKGVPVADAVVSLYADEDFLSNYTTSDDGSFSGMLPVPCDVSPGTHTLYAAFNPGQGRAIAATNSTPLSTIFHAGEPRLSMDGVPMLAFRGDAIRLNGTLLTDDGMPIAGKALAVSIFDGPCLAVVTGSNGGFNISCNVTGEEAAGLSSVQVMDPDSSKVLYAASVLMLPYDAPIVAGVMVILPLIAVAAVFGYMRYVAPKPQKAAETPPAPVEVSVPTMPAKSSISIEDEVARIHSLSYSDQRRAMTQAYVLLREVLSSHGIKLDGSTTHNELYRYAVERLPSASEQLKGVVSLYEKAIYANVPLTGIEIDATIQYIKEIHDMPRGDEAR, encoded by the coding sequence TTGTTATGCCCTCAGGCATGCGGCCAGGCCATTCATGAGAATCCGGATGCCCTGCTGCCCAGTCGCGGCCAGAAAGCGGAGTCGCAGGTCGAGTCCATCCTGGAGGGCATGATGGCGCGCATCAACGACATATCGGCAGCCCTTAATGAAGGCAATTATTCTGAGGCTAAGGCTGCGTACTCCAGGTTCTCTGCATCATTCGATGAATTTGGCGAGCTTTTATGGCAGCTAAACCTGTCCACGGCCGATTATGCGGCCATTTCGGAAGAGATGAATTTGACTCATGACGCGGTAAGGGCGATAATAGAGAAAGGCGAGGCTTATAATATTAGCATCGTCGGGTATAGCGAGTCATTATCAGCCGGGGATACGGCCAGCGCCAGCCTGTATGCGGCAAAAGCGCGGGAAAGCTATGCCAGCTTATCATCATCCTATGAGCAGCTTAGGCGTAACGCCTCGATAGTGGATAGCATACTGGCCGGCCAGGGCATCTACACGGGAGGCCTTGATGCCTCGTTGAGCGGCCTTGATAGGTACATGTACATGGTCAACGCCTCATACCAGAACGTGAGCATCGGGCATGGCCCTGCCCTTTCTTTATACTCGGATCGCTTGCGGGCTTCGGTCGGCGATGAGGTCACTTTCAGGGTTGTTTTGAGAGATGAGAATGGGACGCCGATGCCCGGCGAGGGCGTCAAGCTATATGTAGATGGCAGGCTTGCCGGAGAGTGTGTCACTGGCGATGCTGGCGAGGGGCCTATCGTATACGTTGTGCCAGTTAACGTATCATGTGACCGGATATTTGCGCATTCGGAGTGCGCGCTATCTTCAGGGTCGCTGGTGGTCAGTAACTATGTAGAGCTAGAGGTTGAGGGCGCCGGTCCAGCGTTGACCATCAAGATCGATAAGGAAGCCGTCTCGTTCGGGGAGCGCGTAAACGTGACCGGCACGTTGACGGCTAAAGGCCAGCCAGTGCCTGGCAGGCGGATCATATTGTCATTCAGCGATTTTTCCGGCTCTGCTATAACTGACAGGAATGGCACGTATGCTCATACCATGAAGGTAGGACCGTATACGGCGTCGGGCTCGCATCCCGTTAATGCAAGCTATATTAGAAAAGGGAATGACATCCTGTTGAATGCGTCGGCCTCGTCTGAGGAGCTAAGCGTTCTCACGACGCCGGCGCTTTTATCCCTTGACGCTCCAGGCTATATCATGATTGGGGGCACATGCCGTATATCTGGTTCTCTCATGGCCAGTAAAGGCGTTCCTGTGGCGGATGCGGTCGTCTCGCTCTACGCTGATGAGGACTTTTTAAGTAATTATACGACCAGCGATGATGGAAGCTTTAGCGGGATGCTACCTGTCCCATGTGATGTGTCGCCAGGCACGCATACGCTTTATGCGGCCTTTAACCCCGGGCAGGGCAGGGCTATCGCCGCCACGAATAGCACGCCTCTATCGACGATTTTTCACGCCGGCGAGCCACGCTTATCGATGGATGGTGTCCCCATGTTAGCGTTCCGCGGCGATGCCATACGCCTTAACGGAACGCTGCTGACGGATGATGGCATGCCGATAGCTGGCAAGGCGCTAGCTGTAAGCATATTCGATGGGCCATGCCTGGCGGTTGTGACCGGATCGAATGGAGGTTTTAACATCTCATGCAATGTGACGGGCGAAGAGGCTGCGGGCCTATCCTCGGTCCAGGTTATGGACCCTGATTCTTCGAAAGTGCTCTACGCGGCCAGCGTGCTCATGCTGCCATATGATGCGCCGATTGTAGCCGGAGTAATGGTTATATTGCCATTAATAGCGGTAGCCGCGGTCTTTGGATACATGAGATATGTGGCGCCTAAGCCCCAAAAGGCAGCCGAAACTCCGCCCGCGCCCGTCGAGGTGTCCGTCCCCACAATGCCGGCTAAATCCTCTATTAGCATTGAAGATGAGGTGGCAAGAATCCATAGCCTTAGCTATTCTGATCAGAGGCGGGCGATGACACAGGCCTATGTCCTCCTGCGAGAGGTCTTATCAAGCCATGGCATTAAGCTCGATGGCTCGACGACTCATAATGAGCTTTATCGTTACGCGGTCGAAAGGCTGCCTTCAGCCTCGGAGCAATTAAAGGGCGTCGTCAGCCTCTACGAGAAGGCCATATATGCAAACGTGCCTTTGACGGGCATAGAGATTGACGCGACGATACAATACATAAAAGAGATACATGATATGCCACGAGGTGATGAGGCTAGATGA
- the rpl12p gene encoding 50S ribosomal protein P1: MEYVYAALLLHKAGKPVDENGVSSVLKAAGVEVNEARVKALVAALEGINIDEAISKAAFAAAPAAAPAAAPAAGAPAAAEAKPKEEEKKKEEEEATGMEGLSALFG; encoded by the coding sequence ATGGAATACGTATACGCAGCTTTACTGTTACACAAGGCTGGAAAGCCTGTGGATGAGAACGGCGTCAGCTCCGTCCTTAAGGCGGCCGGCGTCGAGGTGAATGAGGCCCGCGTGAAGGCGCTGGTCGCTGCCCTCGAGGGCATCAACATCGACGAGGCCATAAGCAAGGCGGCGTTTGCCGCGGCTCCGGCTGCGGCCCCGGCGGCAGCCCCGGCAGCGGGCGCACCCGCGGCGGCTGAGGCCAAGCCCAAGGAAGAGGAGAAGAAGAAGGAAGAGGAAGAGGCCACCGGTATGGAGGGCCTCTCTGCGCTGTTCGGCTAA
- a CDS encoding 50S ribosomal protein L10 — translation MLEAKRVHHSTHIPQWKKDAIKEIVDNVHSHKVTGIVDVRGVPADALQKMRQKLRGTVKMKMVRNTLTTIALESLPAEEKARELSRYVDGQIVLVYTNANPFKLYKLLEATKTKAPAKGGDIATADVSVTKGPTSFKPGPIVGEMQQAGIPAGIEGGKVVIKENKVVIRKGEKFSPKLAELLGRLEIFPMEIGLNLKAVVEGHTLYVPSDLSIDEDRLRDMFTKAAGHAFNLSMEAGIATKDTIVPLIQKAVMESKALAVNAPIFEKDVMDMILSKAEAEMLSVAKQAKAKNADALDEELKSKVG, via the coding sequence ATGCTCGAAGCTAAACGGGTACACCACAGCACGCATATCCCCCAGTGGAAGAAGGACGCCATCAAGGAGATAGTGGATAACGTCCACTCCCACAAGGTCACGGGGATTGTAGACGTCAGGGGAGTCCCGGCCGATGCCTTGCAGAAGATGAGGCAAAAGCTGAGGGGCACTGTGAAGATGAAGATGGTCAGGAATACCCTGACTACGATAGCCCTGGAATCGCTGCCGGCGGAGGAGAAGGCCCGCGAGCTATCCAGGTATGTGGATGGCCAGATTGTGCTGGTCTATACGAATGCTAATCCCTTCAAGCTGTACAAGCTTCTCGAGGCGACCAAGACGAAGGCCCCGGCGAAGGGCGGAGACATCGCCACTGCCGATGTGTCAGTGACCAAGGGCCCGACCTCGTTCAAGCCTGGCCCTATAGTGGGCGAGATGCAGCAGGCGGGAATACCCGCGGGCATCGAGGGCGGCAAGGTCGTCATCAAGGAAAATAAGGTCGTCATCAGGAAGGGAGAGAAGTTCTCGCCAAAGCTGGCGGAGCTTCTCGGAAGGCTCGAGATCTTCCCCATGGAGATAGGCCTGAACCTGAAGGCTGTCGTCGAGGGCCACACCCTTTACGTGCCATCTGACCTATCGATTGATGAGGACCGGTTGAGGGACATGTTCACAAAGGCCGCGGGCCATGCGTTCAACCTGAGCATGGAGGCGGGCATCGCAACGAAGGACACCATCGTGCCGCTCATCCAGAAGGCGGTCATGGAGTCCAAGGCGCTGGCCGTTAACGCGCCCATCTTCGAGAAAGACGTGATGGACATGATCCTCTCAAAGGCGGAGGCAGAGATGCTCTCCGTGGCAAAGCAGGCGAAGGCGAAGAACGCCGATGCGCTAGATGAGGAATTAAAGTCAAAAGTAGGATAA
- a CDS encoding 50S ribosomal protein L1 yields MARKETVEAVKKALAEKPKRNFVESVDLAINLKNIDLSQPKNRVDEEIILPNGLGKPVKIAVFAKGDVAINAEKAGADYVFPPEEIDKLGADKVRAKKLAKEVNFFIAETAYMPLIGKKLGQVLGPRGKMPTPLPPQADVTAMVTRLKKAIKVRSKDRRTFHATIGVETMPPEQIAENIDAILARIEGKLEKGRQNIGSVYVKTTMGPAVKVM; encoded by the coding sequence ATGGCAAGAAAAGAAACGGTTGAAGCGGTCAAAAAGGCGTTGGCCGAAAAGCCGAAGCGGAACTTCGTCGAAAGCGTTGACCTTGCCATAAACCTTAAGAACATAGACCTGAGCCAGCCCAAAAACAGGGTGGACGAAGAGATCATCCTGCCGAATGGCCTGGGCAAGCCGGTGAAGATAGCCGTGTTCGCCAAGGGCGACGTGGCCATCAACGCAGAAAAGGCCGGCGCAGACTATGTCTTCCCGCCCGAGGAGATAGATAAGCTCGGCGCGGACAAGGTGCGGGCCAAGAAGCTCGCCAAAGAGGTCAACTTCTTCATAGCCGAAACCGCTTATATGCCTTTAATTGGTAAAAAGCTTGGCCAGGTGCTTGGCCCGCGCGGCAAGATGCCGACGCCGCTGCCGCCGCAGGCAGACGTGACCGCGATGGTCACCAGGCTCAAGAAGGCCATAAAGGTGCGCTCTAAGGACAGGAGGACTTTCCATGCGACCATCGGGGTGGAAACCATGCCGCCCGAGCAGATCGCAGAGAACATCGACGCAATCCTGGCCCGCATAGAGGGCAAGCTGGAGAAGGGCAGGCAAAACATCGGCTCCGTCTACGTTAAGACGACTATGGGGCCGGCAGTGAAGGTGATGTGA
- a CDS encoding 50S ribosomal protein L11, protein MADVVEVLVPGGKANPGPPLGPSLGPLGINIKKVVDEINKKTAEYNGMTVPVKIRVDANKNFTVEVGTPPTSALILAEIGAEKGSGTPNANFVGNLTMDQVVKIVKRKGNAFLSYTMKNAAKEVIGTCVSLGVTIEGKKAKEIYADINAGKYDDKLAGTL, encoded by the coding sequence ATGGCAGATGTAGTTGAAGTACTGGTTCCCGGAGGCAAGGCGAACCCCGGCCCACCGCTAGGGCCATCGCTGGGTCCCCTGGGAATCAACATAAAAAAAGTGGTCGACGAGATCAACAAGAAGACCGCCGAGTACAATGGGATGACCGTGCCGGTCAAGATCAGAGTCGACGCCAACAAGAACTTCACGGTTGAAGTTGGCACGCCACCGACATCTGCGTTAATCCTCGCCGAGATAGGGGCCGAAAAGGGCTCCGGCACGCCCAACGCGAACTTCGTGGGCAACCTGACAATGGACCAGGTTGTAAAAATCGTCAAGCGCAAAGGCAATGCCTTCCTCTCGTACACCATGAAAAACGCGGCGAAGGAAGTCATAGGCACATGCGTATCATTGGGCGTCACAATAGAGGGCAAGAAAGCCAAAGAGATATACGCAGACATCAATGCGGGAAAATACGACGATAAACTAGCGGGGACTCTCTAA
- a CDS encoding pyridoxamine 5'-phosphate oxidase family protein, translating into MSHREMDELLKSQILCRISFHDEPYPYTLPMEYYYFGDVMYFHFTTTGKKMELLNKNPNVTVEVDWCNDTMTDYKSVILKGRLVPVDNPDERNTINVAMASAVHERAGIKALLRIPWGKKGIDYLSASNIPLRLLKLDVKEMTGKKAH; encoded by the coding sequence ATGTCACACAGAGAAATGGACGAGCTCCTCAAAAGCCAAATATTATGCCGAATATCGTTCCATGACGAGCCTTATCCCTATACGCTACCCATGGAGTATTATTATTTCGGGGATGTCATGTACTTCCACTTCACGACGACTGGCAAGAAGATGGAGCTTCTCAATAAAAACCCGAACGTGACCGTCGAGGTAGACTGGTGTAACGATACGATGACTGACTATAAGAGCGTCATACTGAAGGGCAGGCTGGTACCCGTCGACAACCCGGACGAGCGCAACACGATAAACGTGGCGATGGCCTCGGCCGTGCACGAGAGGGCGGGCATAAAAGCGCTCCTCAGGATACCATGGGGCAAAAAGGGCATCGACTACCTATCGGCTTCAAACATACCATTAAGGCTCCTCAAGCTCGACGTAAAAGAGATGACCGGCAAAAAGGCACACTAG
- a CDS encoding GxxExxY protein — translation MSQSTKKEPIPEHVNKITQSVLNAAYEVHTAIGPGLLESIYETCLAYELRNRGHLVEKQVKLPVIYKGIQMDAGLRMDLIVDNCIIIEIKAVDELLPLHEAQVLTYLKLTGYRIGLLINFNSCHLKDGIKRIAH, via the coding sequence ATGAGTCAATCAACTAAGAAGGAACCTATACCCGAGCATGTTAACAAAATCACACAATCAGTACTCAACGCAGCGTATGAAGTACACACAGCAATCGGTCCAGGCCTACTCGAAAGCATATACGAGACATGCCTGGCCTACGAATTAAGGAACAGGGGCCACCTGGTAGAAAAACAGGTCAAACTACCCGTAATTTACAAAGGCATACAAATGGACGCAGGACTAAGAATGGATCTAATAGTAGACAACTGCATAATCATCGAGATAAAAGCGGTAGATGAACTATTACCACTACACGAAGCCCAAGTATTAACGTACCTAAAACTGACAGGTTACAGAATAGGATTATTGATAAACTTTAACTCATGTCATTTAAAAGATGGAATAAAAAGGATCGCTCACTAA
- a CDS encoding DNA adenine methylase, which produces MQLTLSNKKIVNAKPFLKWAGGKTQLLEELDKRLPEKLIEEGAIENYVEPFVGGGALFFYLKKKYDVKSAYLLDINPELIVSYIAIKRNNKKVIQILKDMENEYLRKTNDERSEFYYQVRRSFNKEGKEFDFKRYNAKWPDRAAKLIFLNKTCYNGLFRQNSKGEFNVPFGRYNNPTICDENNIIEVSKALEDTSIMCADFEESSKYIKKGTLVYLDPPYRPLTATSSFTNYAKDGFTDDEQIRLAKFFRRMDEKGAYLILSNSDPKNENPEDQFFDELYKEYHIDRVMANRMINCQADKRGYIQELIITNY; this is translated from the coding sequence ATGCAATTAACGCTATCAAATAAAAAAATAGTCAATGCAAAGCCTTTTCTGAAATGGGCTGGAGGTAAAACGCAATTACTCGAAGAGCTTGATAAACGGTTGCCTGAAAAGCTCATTGAAGAGGGCGCTATCGAAAACTATGTTGAGCCTTTCGTCGGTGGTGGCGCCTTGTTCTTCTACCTAAAAAAGAAATATGATGTAAAAAGCGCTTACTTGTTAGATATAAACCCTGAATTGATTGTTAGCTATATAGCAATAAAAAGAAATAATAAAAAGGTAATACAAATTTTAAAAGATATGGAAAACGAGTATCTTAGAAAGACAAATGACGAAAGAAGTGAATTTTATTATCAGGTCAGAAGATCATTTAATAAAGAAGGTAAAGAGTTCGATTTTAAGCGCTATAACGCTAAATGGCCAGATAGAGCAGCTAAACTAATTTTTTTGAATAAAACTTGCTACAACGGACTTTTTAGGCAAAATAGCAAAGGCGAATTTAATGTTCCATTTGGTAGATATAATAATCCGACAATATGCGATGAAAATAATATAATTGAGGTTAGTAAAGCGCTTGAAGATACATCAATTATGTGTGCAGACTTTGAAGAATCTTCTAAATATATTAAGAAAGGGACTTTAGTATATCTTGATCCACCTTATCGCCCATTAACTGCTACATCTAGTTTCACAAATTATGCAAAAGATGGATTTACTGATGACGAACAGATACGGCTAGCCAAATTCTTTAGAAGAATGGACGAAAAAGGTGCTTATCTAATTCTTAGTAACTCGGATCCTAAAAACGAAAATCCGGAAGATCAATTTTTTGATGAGCTATATAAAGAATATCATATTGACAGGGTAATGGCTAATAGAATGATAAATTGCCAGGCTGATAAAAGAGGTTATATACAAGAATTAATAATAACTAATTACTAA